Sequence from the Candidatus Bathyarchaeota archaeon genome:
ATACCATATTCCCAGTATTGTATCTGGCGGGGATACCCGAGCCAGGTCTAAGGGGCAGGGCATCGCTATTTGCAGTAGCGGTGTGCCAAGCTTAGGAGGTATTAGATGATGCTTGAGGAACCCTGTGGCGAAGGCCTTCGTGGGTTCAAATCCCACTCCCCGCACCAATCACCTAATCCAAACCCAATTTTTTATAATCTCCTCAAGCATAGTATCTTTAAGAATTCTCATATTCACAAAAGAGAGTGTTTGAAAGGTTCTCTGCACCTGTGAGGTTCAACATGAGAGCCTCACCATGGGAGAAGACTTCATTATATGCATCTTAGCTCTCTTGTTTCGCGAGGATTCTTTGAGGAACAAAACGTCAAATCGCCGTCTTTACCCAGTGGAATTAGCTCTGGCGTCTTCACGGCACAGGCTACGCCACGCTGAGTAGATAGACATGAAACGATTCATGGGTTCAATTCGCAGTTACTGGGGTAGGTTAATATTTGGCTCGGACGGTAATTAATCATGGGCGCCTTTGAGGGGAAATTATGGAGTTTGAAAAGCTCGGCGCATTCTACCTTGGCAAGGAGTATGATCTCAAGACTGGTCGACTTCTGGATCGACTATTGATTTATGATGCTAGAGACCTCACAACTCATGCGGTCTGCGTGGGGATGACGGGCAGTGGAAAGACAGGCCTATGCATAGATCTCCTTGAGGAGGCGGCGATCGATCATGTCCCAGCCATAATAGTCGATCCCAAAGGAGACATCACCAACATATTGTTGACATTTCCTGAACTTAAGCCTGAGGACTTCAGACCATGGATCAATATAGACGATGCGAGACGCAAAGGTCTCAGTGAGGATGAATTTGCAGCCCAGCAGGCTGAATTATGGCGAAACGGACTTGCCCAATGGGGGCAGAGCGGTGAAAGAATTAGACTATTGAAGGATTCAGCGGACTTCGTCATATATACGCCTGGCAGCGACGCCGGCGTTCCAGTCTCGATCCTACAATCGTTCGCGGCACCAGACCTAAGTTGGGAGAGCGAATCTGAACTGCTCCGCGAAAGAATTCAGGGAACCGTGAGAGCACTGCTCGGCCTAATCGGAGTCGAAGCTGACCCAGTCAGGTCCCGAGAGCACATACTGCTTGCAAACCTCTTCGAATATTTCTGGCGAAATCGAGAAGACCTGGACCTATTGAGGCTCATTCAATCAATCCAGCATCCACCAATACGCCAGCTAGGAGCCTTCGACGTAGATACGTTCTATCCAAAGAAGGAACGGTTCGAACTTGCATTGAAATTNNNNNNNNNNTGGTTGGTAGGGCAGCCGCTAGACATACCTGGTTTTATGAGCAGCCCAGAAGGCAAGACCAGACACTCAATATTCTACCTCGCTCACCTGAGCGATCCAGAACGCATGTTTTTCTTGACTATCCTTCTCAACCAGATCATCACATGGATGCGAACCCAACCTGGAACAACCAGTCTACGAGCAATTTTTTACATGGATGAGATATTCGGTTTCTTCCCGCCTGTCGCCAACCCGCCGAGCAAGCAGCCTATGTTGACTTTACTCAAGCAGGCTAGAGCGTTTGGCTTAGGCATCGTTTTGACAACGCAGAACCCTGCAGACCTTGATTATAAAGGGCTGGCGAACGCTGGAACCTGGTTTATAGGCAGGCTTCAGACTGAGAGGGACAAGATGCGGTTACTGGATGGGCTCGAAGGCGTATCATCAACGGTTGGGCAGCCTCTCAATCGAGATGAGTTGAGCCGCATCATCTCATCATTGACAAACAGAGTATTTCTGTTACATAATATTCATGAAGAGGCACCGGTGACCTTTCAGACACGTTGGGCGATGAGTTATCTTAGAGGTCCCCTCACCCGGCTCCAAGTAAAAGATCTGATGCGGGACAGGCAGCCTGACCAACAAACTGTTTCATCTCTCACGGTGGCTGCCTATTCACGGACCATGCCGACATCCGCAATGTATGGCTTAGATACTCGAATGGAGCTCGCCACATCCCCACCATCTATCACACCTCAGATCCAGTCTCTCTACATACCAGCTCGAATAAAGCCGACAGCGATCATTGGAGATATTGAGAGACGGGAAGGTTTGCCTGTTCAGTTGGAAGGGCAGAGTTTAATCTATTTTCCAACTGTACTTGCGATGGGACGTATCCACTTCGAGGATCGAAAGTTGAACTTGAGTGAGGTGAAAGACTTCAGCCTTATCAGTCAGGTGAAAAAAGAGATTAGCCGGATACGATGGGAAGAAGCCCAGACAATTGAAATAGATCAACGGGAGCTGATGAGCAACCCTGAGCCAGAAGCCAAGTTTGAGCAAGTCCCGGAATGGATTAATGATAAGCGTCGGTTCGATGCTCTCAAAGACGAATTGACTGACTACCTATACAGAGAGAGCAGCCTGAGACTACTCTACAGCCCAATTCTCAAGTTATATTCGCGACCACATGAAGACGAACGTGAATTCCAACTACGCTTGAACCAACTTGCACGTGAACAGAGGGACATGGAAGTCGACAGGCTCACCAAACGGTATGAGGCACGTCTCGGAACTCTCCGCGAGCGTCTACGTCGAGCCGAATCGATCATAGCAGAGAAGAAGGCTGACGCTGAAGCAAGGAAGCGAGAGGTTCTTGTATCTGTCGGAGAGTCTGTTCTAGGAGTTTTTCTAGGTCGACGTTCGACAAGAGCCGCATCCACAGCATTGAGCAAGTATCGCCAAAGCACCTCAGCCAAGATGCGTTACGAAATGGCAGAGGAAAACGCCAAAACACTCCGGCAAGAGATCGAAGAGCTGGAACAGGAGCTCAAGGAGGAAGCCTCGAAGATAAGTGCACGCTGGGACGAGACGATCAAGACTTTGCAGGAGGTCCGTATCAGACCTAAGAGAAGCAATATTGGAGTGAGTCTTATGGCCCTGGCTTGGATGCCACACTGGCAGATCACATATCGCTCAGGAAAAGACTCTAGGAAGGTGGAGATCGCGAAAGCATACTGAGAAATAAAGTATTCAATAAGGTAATCCAGCTATGAACCGATAGGGCATATCAGAGGCCTATATTTTATGCGGTATGGAATGAATTATATATTTCAACATAATCATAACGTTAAGGAGGTTTGTTAGACTACCCTTGAGATCAATAGTCCGTATTTGTTTCTTGAGCTTGCTCATTTTAACATCGTCATTATCATTGATGGGATATGTCAATTGCAGCAGCCAACCGATTAAGAATGGAGATTTCGAGCAAGGCATAGAATTCTGGCTAAGACCTGGAGTTGAAGCCTCTATCTCCGATGCACATGTACACTCAGGAAGATATGCATTAAGAACTTATGGAGGAAGCGCATGGCAGACTGTAAATGTTGAGCCACCCCTAAACCCAGTTCTACGCTTCTGGGTATATTTGAGTAGCGTCTACGGAACCGAACGTGGTAAAACTGATGCGGCGATCACAATTACAATTATCTCATCTTCTTTTGAGAAGAACATCTCATACTATGTCAGTGGACCAAATAGACAGACTAATGACATGAAGATTACTTTGACTGGTGAACTCCAACGCGACCAATGGATATTCGTTGAGCGAAATCTAAGAGAAGACTTCACTAAATATTACAAGACGATTAGATTCGATGAGGTGCAGAAGATAAGGATAAAGATCTGGTCTTATCCAACATCAGACCCAATTCCTTTCTGGGATGACATAAGCCTAGAATACTTGGAGGCCCCTAAAACACCTACTGTAACTCCAACACCTACAAGGACCCCGACACCAACCACCCCAACCCCACCTACAACTAAACCGCCACCTACTACGGTACCGGAGAAAACAACGGCACCTCCCCCAACATTCACTGGAATACTGACAGAGACTTACATGATTCCAATATTTGCCATAGTGCTGGCAGCTGTTCTCGCCGGGGGATTGATAGTTTTCAGAAGGCGAAGATTCAAGGCTAGAGAGAAAGCAACACGCATACCCCAATTGCAGAGGCCGGTCGACCAAGCTGCTGGAGTAACTTATTGTCTCAATTGCGGCGAACCATTGAAGCCAGACTCACGTTACTGCACCAAATGCGGTAGCCCGGCCTTCGGTTGAGCAAACCGATTTCCGTGGTTTCTGACCAAAAAATTACACTATTTTTGTTAAAAAAAGGTGGTTAAGCGAAGACTGCAGCTATCAATGTCTCGACGCCTTTAACTACCACTGCCGCTACAGCTATAACTATCGCCGCCATGGTTATCCCTACTGCCACGTTGCCCTTCTTCAATTCACTCCACTCATCGAGCTCTTTCGTTAACTTGCCAAATACTGAAAGTGCTACATATTGCATAGCCATAGCCAAAGCCAAAGCTATTATAAGCTGTATGAAGCCTATGGTTATAGCTAATGCATCCCATCTAGTGAAAAGTCCGGATATTCCTGGGGCAATTATGGTAGCTACAGAGATGAATATGCCTCCCATGAATATTGCGACAGCAATATTTCCTCTACCGATTTCAGCCCAATCATCGATGCCTTTAGTCAGTCGACCTAACACTGATGATGCAATGTATAGAGCTGCGACTGCAAATACTATGCCGAGAATCAGTCTCACGAACGCCAATCCTATTAAGGCCACGTTCACTGCCATTCACCGCTCTATATTAAGACATCTATTTGCAATATAAAAGTATCTTTATGTAGAAAGCATTGTTGGAAATGATGTGAATCACTCTTTGGAAAGCCATAGGTCGCGATCTGATGAAGATCGATGAGGCTCAGAATATCTAATTGCATGAAACTCAAGATAGACTCCATCGAACTGAATGAGATGAGTTGCATGTGCCAGTACTTCATCTAGAAGACATCTCTAATTGGTGAGATATCTGAATGCTTTTAGATGAGGTCGACCTAAATATGGTATGCTGTTGCTCTAGTAGAAATATTCTCTATTCGCTCTTTAACCAATCAGTTCTTCAAGTTTGACCTCGCTCAGGAGTTGGGAGTTGCAATACTCTTTAATCCTATTATGAAGACCCTCATCCGCCGTTATCAACTTGGCATCATACTCCTTGGCCAAGGCAACGTAAGTTGCGTCGTAAAAGGTTACCTGCAATTGTCTAGAGATCCCAAAACTCTTTTCTAATATCTGAGGCTCAGTGAAGTCTTTTAGGTTTAGACCTAAATCCAGAAGCGATTTGAAAGCAGCCGCCGAGTCTTCAGATGTGAAGGAGGGGTGCCTTGTCAGAATGTTCCCAATCTCATAAATGAGAAGTGTTGGTGAGTAGACACTTAACTTTCCAGATAAGTAGGCGTCTCGAATTTGAATCGCCTTTTCAAAAGCGTCCTCTGCAATATACCACTTTGCTACAACGGATGCATCTAAAACTATTGTGTTCAGCGTGAGTTCCTCACTTGCCTTATTTCCTTGACGCTATCGAACTTTACGCCTTTCGTCTTCTCCCTCAACTCATCCATAATTTTGCAGGCTCGCCTCATCCTCTCAGTCTTAACCTTCTCTTCTATTGCCTTTCTTAAGTACTCCGCCCAGTCAAGGTCTATGTTGCTCATCTCTTTCTTTAGGTCCTTCGGGACTCGAATAGAGACCACTTCCATGCAGGGAAACCCATTATTGTAAAGTTAATCGAATACATATATAGTTTTCGTACACTGTTTACGTTTACAAAAATTCACACCATCAATCATGTAAGAAAGAAGTTCAATACAGCGTGGACAGTGCGTCTTTAGCGACACAAAATCTAAGAGGCAGATTAAGTGATACTACCCCGCGAGGTCCGAAGTTGACTCATTTACTGCAGATCCCTCAGAAATGATCCCTTTGCGACCCATTAAAGCACACTTCCAAATTCAATTATTGTATGTCCGGAGCTTTTCCTTTATAATCTGAACTCTTCTCCTTTTTTTTAAAAAAAAAAAAGGTGGAGTAGAGTTTCCGGTTAGATGCCTAAACGTGGAGGCTCCACAATTGTCCAGAGTATGAAATAGCCGATCAGCACTATGATCCATATTATGTTGATGAGGAGGTGGTACCACCTGGGCCTTATAGGCTTCGGTAGGAATTTGAGGTTGATGGCCAGCATCAGGATCGTTATGTAGGCTTGGGCTGCCTGGCCGAGCCAGTTCGCTATCAACCATATGAAATATGGTGTCCCCAATGGTATGGCGCAGATACCATAAGCTACGAGAAAGGTCAATGCTATAAAGTACCAGAATCGATAACTTTTCTTCTCCGAGACTTTCGGATGCTCAACGTAGAATGAGTCTGTGAACTGTCTGGCTATACCGTCGTAGATTGAGAATTGACTGTCAAACAGGGCGGCTATTATGACCAGTCCGAAGAGGGAGAATCCTATCGGACCCCAGACCTTTCCAAATATCTCCGATATCACAACCGCTATCTTCCACCCTGACGGTAACTCCATAGCGTAGACAGACCTGGCGGTGTATCCGGCTAGGGATGCCGTGAATGTGAACCAGATCCCACCCAGTATTATGAAGAAGAGCACCATGGTGATGGCGTTGAGCTTCATCCATCTGCTCCATTTCCTAAGCTCCTCAGGATTGCTTGTGTCGAAGATATATCCGCTTCTTCTGATATCCTCAGGCTTCGCAGTGAAGCCTGTCACGTGGCCGTAATAGTGGGCCATGCCCATCCCTCTCTCTCTTACCCAGTAGGTGTGCCAGAAGTTCCAGAAGCCTCCAGCTGGCTGGAGCAGGAACGGACCTATCGCACCCACAGTTATTCCAGCAGGTATGAGTCCGAAGCTAACCCATCCCGCCGCAACATCTGCAACAGCCTTCGGCGTAGTCATCAGGAGTGTGAACACGGTCAATCCTACGTTGGCAATTATGAAGGCACCATACATTAACAGTTCTAGAGCCCTATACACGTACCTGCTTGCTGCAAAGATTATCCAAACCAGTGCTAGGGCTACTATGCTCCATGACTCCCATGTGCCTATGCCACTCAAGGCTGCGGCTCCAGCAGCAGCCCCTGTTATCCAGGCTGGCCAACCTGTCTGGAGCCAGGCGAAGATTGCTGTCAACCAACCCCAAAGGTAACGTGGCCTCAGCCTCGTGAATCCCTGCAGAATGGTCTCGCCAGTTGCCATGGTCCATCTGGCGATCTCATTGTTCAAGAACAGCTGGAAGAAGCTGGACACTATATAGACCCAGAAGATTCCGGCGAACAGTTTGGCGCCCATATATCCTGCATGGTAGGCCTCGAATCCTCCGACTGAGAGTGTTCCAAGGATGACTGCTGGGCCGCACCAAGCTACGATGCCCCTCAAGGTCAATGGTGGCGGTTCTGGCAGTGGTTTGATCTCAAGTGGAGGCTTAATATCTCCAGCCTTCCACAGGCTGGATTTTTCCTCACCCAAAATTTCTTCCTCGGGTTTTAAGAAACCCGATTGATTTTTTTTAGGGATCCTCCTATATTAAAAGCTTCCGATCAAGGTGTATCGATCTTGTCCCTTTAAGCCGGTCGTATAATTTATATATAGCTATATATAAATAGACTTCACTATGGATGAAATTGGCATGAACAATTTCAAGGCAACCATCTTCAAAGCTTTAGGAGACCCGAGCAGGCTAAGGATCCTAGAATATCTGAGGTTGGGTGAGAAGTGCGTCTGCTCCATTGTCCCCACTGTAGGTTCAACTCAGCCAACAGTCTCAAGACACCTCAAGGTTCTGACAGACTGCGGCATCCTGAAGAGGAGGAGGGTAGGCAACAGGATCCTCTACTCAGTAACATCCACCAAGATCTATGATGTGATAGATTCGTTGGATTCAAGACTCATCGAGAGCTTCAGTAGACACATAATAACATCGATACAGAGTGGAAGAAGATAGCAGTCATGCCAATTTCAATTTTAAGAGTTGTAATGGGAGGTCTAAAACATTGAAAGTGAACGGTTACGAAGTATGTGATGGATTATATTACACTGAGCAGCATAGTTGGGTAAAGATTGAGGGTGAAACATGCAAGGTCGGTGTGACAGACTATTTTCAGAAAATGGTTAGAGGGTGGGCTTTCAGAAAGCCAACAGACATAGTCTATGTGGGATTACCCCAAGTAGGGTTGAGAGCAAGAAAGGGTGACCCCATAGCCTCAATAGAGTCAGCGAAGGCCGTCTCAGATATGCACACCCCACTCTCAGGTGAGGTGATAAAGGTAAATATTGACTTGCTCGACAATCCAGGAGTAATAGGTGAGAGTCCATACGAGAAGGGTTGGGTGGCCATCATAAAACCTTCAAAGCTTGAAGATGAGATCAAAAACCTAATGACTGCCGAAGGCTATAAGAAACATCTGGAGAGCCTCATCGACATCAAGAATCAGGAGTATATGGAGATGTTGAGGGAAGTAGGTTTACAAACTTAGTGAGGGTGATGAAACATGGTTTTGATCGAAGTTATAGGTGTGGAGCCGCCGTGCAAGAGATGTACTGCAACATACAAGAACACTGAAGAGGCAGCTTCAAAACTTAAGAGTGAAGGTATAGAGGTAACGATAAATAAACTTAACATATCATCGAAGGAGACCATTTCAAAGTATGGAGTGATCCTCTCTCCAGCATTGGCAGTCAACGGTAAAGTCAGGGTTGCAGGTAGAATCCCTAGCCCAGAGGAGATAGTGAAAATCGTCAAAGAGTCGCAGTAAATCTTCAAAGTCAATTATCTAAACGGAGAGAATCTGTCAGAAAAACCCATGCGATTAAGAATCAGTGTTGTGATCATAAACGTCTGAAGAGGCTTAGCATGACTACTGTGAGGCTCATCCAGATACTTGTCATAGTAACTTTAACATTCAATCTAGGCAGCGATGTTTGGGCTGTAGAATCCACCTTAACAATCCAGCCGTCGACCGCAGACACCTTTGTCAACAGCATGTATCTGAGCCACAAGTATCCCGAGGAGCCACATGGATATTTATGGGGGATCTTTGCTGGAAACATGTATACGGAATATGATTCATTCAAAGGATATGGTTCCTCAAGGATCTACATACAGTTCAACATATCAGCCATCCCGAAAGACGCGAAGATACTGTCGGCGAACATGTGCCTGTACATGTATGACCCACCAAAAACAAGACAGGAATTTGAAGCTCACAGGGTACTATCAGAATGGAACGAGCACAAATTGACATGGATCACACAGCCACCCTACGCTCAGACACCAACATCCATCACAACAATAGATCCAACGATTAGAGAGGGTTGGGTCTGCTGGGACATTACAAAAGACCTACAGATGTGGCATTCAGGCGCAGCACAGAACTTCGGAACCATGATAAAGATAAGACATGAGAGAAATGCAACAGACCAGGTTGCCTCCTTCTACCCTAAGGAAGCTTTACAGGCCCAATACCTCAAACCGAAGATAACGGTCAGAATCGAATGGTACAAGCCGGTTCCTCAACAGCAGACCGAGACACCAGCCACACCAACCAAGACACCTGAAAGTAAACCTCAAACCCAAGAAGCGCCCAAACCACCACTCAGCCCAACTTATACACCAAAAATAACCGAGCAAAAAACTTCAGACTACACAATATTCACATTGGCTTTGGTAACGATCATCATAGTAGGAACCATACTAGTTGCAAGGAGAAAGTCAAGAAGAAATACAAAGAAAGATGCCAATGAAAAGAGGCGCAGACACCGCTCACCAGTGTGATTTGAAAACCGAACATTATGGAGAGCTCCCTGGAAAACGTGTTTGGTGGAGGATGATTCAATCGAGAAAGATTCTAAAGGTTAAGCCTCCAGACGAATATCCCCCTGAAGACGGCAATTACCTCAGAGGCAACGACTACTCACCAGTCGCCGTAGTCATCCTCCTCCACACACCATACGACAAGATCCCAGACTTTCTATTGGAGCTCTCAAAAGTCTCTGTTGAAGCAGGAGCCGCGTTGGCTGGTTTCCTGCAGACCGAGAATATTGGAATAGAGAAGATAGTCTGCAATGTCGTCGCCAACCCAAACATAAGATACATCATACTCTGTGGCGTTGAGTCTGCGGGTCACAGGCCAGGACAGACATTCGAAGCATTCATTAAAAACGGTATCGACGATAAGAGGAAGATAGTTGGAGCAGAATCCTTAACCCCATACCTCTACAACATCTCCCTCGAAGCAATAGAGAGGTTCCGTAAACAGGTTACACTTGTGAGCCTACTATTTGAGGAGAATAGAAGACTCAGAATAGATCCGGAAACTGTGAAGAGCGTAGTAAATGCATGCATCCAAGAGGAGTCTACACCCATTCTAAACTTCAACTTATACGATCCAGGAGCCTACCCTGAACCAGCAATATGCCAGAAGATAACATGGAGGGTTGAGAGGCCATGGGCGAAATATTCAGAGGAAGAAGCTGAAAAGATGAGAAAGATAGAGGAGGCCGCCTCAATTAGATCAAAGTTAGAAACGGAACGTCAGAGACGTCGAAGAGAAGAGATGGAACTGCTAGAATTACTATTTCCTAACAAGACAAAGAAAGAATAGATGAACTATCAACACATCCACATGAAAACTGCGATAGCCAAAAACTGGTGAGTTAATCTGAAAGATGAAGTTTGTAAGCATCAAATTAAATTTATTGAACGTACCATAAAGTCTCAACACATGGCTGAAAATCCCTTTTACCATTCGCCACTGAGATATGTTAGGCGACCCTGCTGAGAACAGTGGAAGAACTGCCGTACATGACATCGTTGACTTAATAAATGTTTTAAGTTAATGAGATGTGCTGCTACGCCACTGGAGGGATATATCGTGCCTTACCAGATCCCAGGGGAACTCTACTATACACGTGAACATGAGTGGGTCAGAAGACTAGATGACGAGACAGCTTCAGTTGGGGTGACCGACTATGCTTTCGAGGGACCTACTGGAATAGGTTCTAGAGCAGTGTTGTTTATTGAGCTGCCCAATGTAGGAACGAGAGTTAGAGTTGGGGAGGCGATTGTTACTATTGAGAGTGAGAAGAATGTTGTTGTTTTTCCTTCACCTCTATCAGGAGAGGTGATTGAGGTGAATAGAAGGTTAGAGGAAGAGCCGACGCTTGTCGGCTCAGACCCTTACGGCGATGGCTGGATGATAAAGTTAAAGATGTATGACGTTAAAGAGTTAGATAAGCTAATGAATTCAGGGAAGTATAAGAGTTATTTAAGTGAGACACTCAATCTTCGCGGATTCAAATGTTGACTTACATACCGAATTCTCCAGGAGGCATAATGATCTCATTCAATAGTTTCTATCAGATGTGTTCGTAGGTTCAGGCATCTCCTCGACATATCTCCTATATCTGTCCGCATCGAAAAGTTCAACTGCCTCACTCATATTCTCAATTTTCAACTTGGCAATCCAACCTCCACCGTAAGGGTCTTGTCCTATGAGTAAGGGTCTTTCGACCAAATTCATGTTGACCTCCAAAATTACACCGCTCAAAGGCGAGAATATTTCTAGAACCGTCTTCGCTGTCTC
This genomic interval carries:
- a CDS encoding zinc-ribbon domain-containing protein, which translates into the protein MGYVNCSSQPIKNGDFEQGIEFWLRPGVEASISDAHVHSGRYALRTYGGSAWQTVNVEPPLNPVLRFWVYLSSVYGTERGKTDAAITITIISSSFEKNISYYVSGPNRQTNDMKITLTGELQRDQWIFVERNLREDFTKYYKTIRFDEVQKIRIKIWSYPTSDPIPFWDDISLEYLEAPKTPTVTPTPTRTPTPTTPTPPTTKPPPTTVPEKTTAPPPTFTGILTETYMIPIFAIVLAAVLAGGLIVFRRRRFKAREKATRIPQLQRPVDQAAGVTYCLNCGEPLKPDSRYCTKCGSPAFG
- a CDS encoding DUF350 domain-containing protein, which produces MAVNVALIGLAFVRLILGIVFAVAALYIASSVLGRLTKGIDDWAEIGRGNIAVAIFMGGIFISVATIIAPGISGLFTRWDALAITIGFIQLIIALALAMAMQYVALSVFGKLTKELDEWSELKKGNVAVGITMAAIVIAVAAVVVKGVETLIAAVFA
- a CDS encoding type II toxin-antitoxin system VapC family toxin, which produces MNTIVLDASVVAKWYIAEDAFEKAIQIRDAYLSGKLSVYSPTLLIYEIGNILTRHPSFTSEDSAAAFKSLLDLGLNLKDFTEPQILEKSFGISRQLQVTFYDATYVALAKEYDAKLITADEGLHNRIKEYCNSQLLSEVKLEELIG
- a CDS encoding Nramp family divalent metal transporter — translated: MGEEKSSLWKAGDIKPPLEIKPLPEPPPLTLRGIVAWCGPAVILGTLSVGGFEAYHAGYMGAKLFAGIFWVYIVSSFFQLFLNNEIARWTMATGETILQGFTRLRPRYLWGWLTAIFAWLQTGWPAWITGAAAGAAALSGIGTWESWSIVALALVWIIFAASRYVYRALELLMYGAFIIANVGLTVFTLLMTTPKAVADVAAGWVSFGLIPAGITVGAIGPFLLQPAGGFWNFWHTYWVRERGMGMAHYYGHVTGFTAKPEDIRRSGYIFDTSNPEELRKWSRWMKLNAITMVLFFIILGGIWFTFTASLAGYTARSVYAMELPSGWKIAVVISEIFGKVWGPIGFSLFGLVIIAALFDSQFSIYDGIARQFTDSFYVEHPKVSEKKSYRFWYFIALTFLVAYGICAIPLGTPYFIWLIANWLGQAAQAYITILMLAINLKFLPKPIRPRWYHLLINIIWIIVLIGYFILWTIVEPPRLGI
- a CDS encoding winged helix-turn-helix transcriptional regulator, with protein sequence MDEIGMNNFKATIFKALGDPSRLRILEYLRLGEKCVCSIVPTVGSTQPTVSRHLKVLTDCGILKRRRVGNRILYSVTSTKIYDVIDSLDSRLIESFSRHIITSIQSGRR
- the gcvH gene encoding glycine cleavage system protein GcvH — translated: MKVNGYEVCDGLYYTEQHSWVKIEGETCKVGVTDYFQKMVRGWAFRKPTDIVYVGLPQVGLRARKGDPIASIESAKAVSDMHTPLSGEVIKVNIDLLDNPGVIGESPYEKGWVAIIKPSKLEDEIKNLMTAEGYKKHLESLIDIKNQEYMEMLREVGLQT
- a CDS encoding thioredoxin family protein: MVLIEVIGVEPPCKRCTATYKNTEEAASKLKSEGIEVTINKLNISSKETISKYGVILSPALAVNGKVRVAGRIPSPEEIVKIVKESQ
- a CDS encoding DNRLRE domain-containing protein, producing the protein MTTVRLIQILVIVTLTFNLGSDVWAVESTLTIQPSTADTFVNSMYLSHKYPEEPHGYLWGIFAGNMYTEYDSFKGYGSSRIYIQFNISAIPKDAKILSANMCLYMYDPPKTRQEFEAHRVLSEWNEHKLTWITQPPYAQTPTSITTIDPTIREGWVCWDITKDLQMWHSGAAQNFGTMIKIRHERNATDQVASFYPKEALQAQYLKPKITVRIEWYKPVPQQQTETPATPTKTPESKPQTQEAPKPPLSPTYTPKITEQKTSDYTIFTLALVTIIIVGTILVARRKSRRNTKKDANEKRRRHRSPV
- a CDS encoding tetrahydromethanopterin S-methyltransferase subunit A — encoded protein: MIQSRKILKVKPPDEYPPEDGNYLRGNDYSPVAVVILLHTPYDKIPDFLLELSKVSVEAGAALAGFLQTENIGIEKIVCNVVANPNIRYIILCGVESAGHRPGQTFEAFIKNGIDDKRKIVGAESLTPYLYNISLEAIERFRKQVTLVSLLFEENRRLRIDPETVKSVVNACIQEESTPILNFNLYDPGAYPEPAICQKITWRVERPWAKYSEEEAEKMRKIEEAASIRSKLETERQRRRREEMELLELLFPNKTKKE
- the gcvH gene encoding glycine cleavage system protein GcvH yields the protein MPYQIPGELYYTREHEWVRRLDDETASVGVTDYAFEGPTGIGSRAVLFIELPNVGTRVRVGEAIVTIESEKNVVVFPSPLSGEVIEVNRRLEEEPTLVGSDPYGDGWMIKLKMYDVKELDKLMNSGKYKSYLSETLNLRGFKC
- the gcvH gene encoding glycine cleavage system protein GcvH, which codes for MENNIPSGLLYTSNHEWVRIVNDEATIGITSYAQDYMRGILSIELPELGRKVKRNEAIATVETAKTVLEIFSPLSGVILEVNMNLVERPLLIGQDPYGGGWIAKLKIENMSEAVELFDADRYRRYVEEMPEPTNTSDRNY